One Megalops cyprinoides isolate fMegCyp1 chromosome 4, fMegCyp1.pri, whole genome shotgun sequence genomic window carries:
- the LOC118776214 gene encoding creatine kinase S-type, mitochondrial-like, protein MASSFTRILSGRNTAMVLASVGAGTLASGYLLSDSVKEGVAAAERKKLYPPSADYPDLRKHNNCMASALTPAIYAHLRDKATPNDWTLDQCIQTGVDNPGHPFIKTVGMVAGDEESYEVFAEIFDPVIKDRHNGYDPKTMKHPTDLDSSKITSGMFDENYVLSSRVRTGRSIRGLSLPPACSRSERREVERVVVQALSGLKEDLTGRYYSLGEMTEEEQQRLIDDHFLFDKPVSPLLTCAGMARDWPDGRGIWHNNEKTFLIWINEEDHTRVISMEKGGNMKRVFERFCRGLLEVERLIKERGWEFMWNEHLGYILTCPSNLGTGLRAGVHVRLPNLSKDPRFPKILNNLRLQKRGTGGVDTAAVGDIFDISNNDRLGKSEVELVQLVIDGVNYLIDCEKKLEIGQDIKIPAPIPQFKK, encoded by the exons ATGGCGAGCTCGTTCACTCGAATTCTGTCTGGTCGCAACACAGCGATGGTGCTGGCCAGTGTTGGCGCTGGGACGCTGGCATCTGGCTACCTGCTGAGTGACTCTGTCAAAGAGGGCGTGGCCGCTGCTGAAAGGAAGAAGCTCTACCCTCCCAG TGCCGACTACCCTGATCTGCGCAAACATAACAACTGCATGGCGTCGGCGCTGACCCCGGCCATCTACGCCCACCTGAGGGACAAGGCCACACCCAACGACTGGACCCTTGACCAGTGCATCCAGACGGGCGTGGACAACCCTGGGCACCCCTTCATCAAGACCGTGGGCATGGTGGCTGGGGACGAGGAGAGCTATGAG GTGTTTGCTGAGATATTTGACCCAGTCATCAAGGACAGGCACAATGGGTATGACCCCAAAACCATGAAGCACCCCACTGACCTGGACAGCTCAAAG ATCACCTCTGGGATGTTTGATGAGAACTACGTGCTGTCCTCCCGTGTGCGCACTGGCCGTAGCATTCGGGGGCTGAGCCTGCCCCCTGCCTGCAGCCGCTCCGAGAGGCGGGAGGTGGAGCGCGTGGTGGTGCAGGCCCTGTCCGGCCTGAAGGAAGACCTCACCGGCCGCTACTACAGCCTGGGGGAGATGAccgaggaggagcagcagcggcTCATCGAT GACCACTTCCTCTTTGACAAGCCTGTCTCCCCCTTGCTGACATGTGCAGGGATGGCCCGCGATTGGCCAGATGGCAGGGGAATCTG GCACAACAACGAGAAGACATTCTTGATATGGATCAACGAGGAGGACCACACCCGCGTCATCTCTATGGAGAAAGGGGGAAACATGAAGAGGGTGTTTGAGAGGTTCTGCCGGGGGCTTTTAGAG gtggaGCGGCTGATTAAGGAGCGGGGCTGGGAGTTCATGTGGAATGAGCACCTGGGCTACATCCTGACCTGCCCCTCCAATCTGGGCACAGGTCTGAGGGCCGGCGTTCACGTGCGCCTGCCCAACCTCAGCAAG GACCCCCGCTTCCCCAAGATCCTCAACAACCTACGCCTTCAGAAAAGGGGTACTGGGGGTGTGGACACTGCTGCCGTGGGCGACATCTTTGACATTTCCAACAATGACCGTCTGGGCAAATCCGAG GTGGAGCTGGTCCAGCTGGTGATTGATGGGGTCAACTACCTCATTGATTGTGAGAAGAAACTGGAAATAGGCCAGGACATCAAGATTCCAGCCCCCATCCCCCAGTTCAAAAAGTGA